From bacterium, one genomic window encodes:
- a CDS encoding phenylacetate--CoA ligase yields MSNSPIHPDSYADFLCPDELHRIQLHRLQAIVQAAYDNVPLTRGRMDEIGLKPEHIKTIADTAKLPFTNKTDLRDTYPYGLFARPMKEVVRLHASSGTTGKPIVVGYTRDDMKVWSSVMARTFCAAGLSENDVIQNAFGYGLFTGGLGAHYGAEALGATVIPISGGNTERQIMVMQDFGVTAICSTPSYFLHLIESIEATGTGFKDLKLKAGVFGAEPWTDGMRAHIEERAHIKAYDIYGLSEIIGPGVATECSQQNGLHVFEDHFLMEIVDPKTSQVLPDGEEGELVLTTLSKQAIPMIRYRTHDITSIIPERCACGRSIRRICRISHRSDDMIIIRGVNVFPSQIEAALLKVEQSLPHYQIVLSRKEGLDQIEVQVEVTEEMFRDRVSALEQLQKKFSHAIEHVVGLRANVRLVEPQTIARSQGKAKRVIDQRKEGVAL; encoded by the coding sequence ATGAGCAATAGCCCCATCCATCCCGACAGCTATGCTGACTTTCTATGCCCTGACGAGTTGCATCGCATTCAACTCCACCGTCTTCAGGCCATAGTACAAGCCGCCTATGACAACGTTCCCCTGACACGAGGGCGAATGGATGAGATTGGACTCAAGCCGGAACACATTAAAACCATTGCCGACACGGCCAAACTGCCGTTCACAAACAAAACGGATCTGCGTGACACCTATCCCTACGGACTGTTTGCCCGTCCCATGAAAGAGGTCGTTCGCCTGCATGCCTCCAGTGGTACAACCGGCAAACCGATCGTAGTCGGGTATACGCGGGATGACATGAAAGTTTGGTCCAGTGTCATGGCCCGCACCTTCTGCGCCGCCGGGCTCAGTGAAAACGATGTAATCCAGAATGCCTTCGGCTATGGGCTCTTCACGGGTGGGCTGGGTGCTCATTACGGAGCGGAAGCCCTGGGGGCCACCGTCATCCCCATCTCCGGGGGCAACACCGAACGCCAGATCATGGTCATGCAGGATTTCGGAGTCACCGCCATTTGCTCCACCCCCAGCTATTTCCTTCACCTCATCGAATCCATCGAAGCCACGGGAACAGGCTTCAAGGATCTGAAGCTCAAGGCAGGTGTATTCGGGGCCGAACCCTGGACGGACGGGATGCGCGCCCACATTGAGGAGCGGGCCCATATCAAAGCTTACGACATTTACGGATTGTCCGAGATTATTGGCCCCGGGGTCGCCACCGAATGTTCCCAACAAAACGGACTTCATGTCTTTGAGGATCATTTCCTAATGGAAATCGTGGATCCCAAGACGAGCCAGGTTCTCCCTGATGGCGAAGAGGGCGAACTGGTTCTGACCACTCTCAGCAAACAGGCGATTCCCATGATCCGCTACCGGACCCATGATATCACCTCCATCATCCCGGAGCGCTGCGCTTGCGGGCGAAGCATCCGCCGGATCTGCCGGATTAGCCATCGCAGCGACGACATGATCATCATCCGTGGTGTGAACGTATTCCCGTCACAGATTGAGGCCGCGCTGCTTAAGGTGGAGCAATCACTTCCTCATTATCAGATTGTCCTGAGTCGCAAGGAAGGCCTGGATCAGATCGAGGTGCAGGTGGAGGTTACCGAGGAGATGTTCCGGGACCGGGTCAGTGCCCTTGAACAACTCCAGAAGAAATTCTCCCATGCCATTGAGCATGTCGTCGGCCTGCGCGCAAATGTCCGCCTCGTGGAGCCGCAGACGATTGCCCGGAGTCAGGGCAAGGCCAAGCGGGTAATTGATCAACGCAAGGAAGGGGTTGCCCTATGA
- a CDS encoding amino acid-binding protein yields MKLKQLSVFLENKPGRLSQPCKALAEAGINILTLCLADTEQFGILRLIVKDWEKAKNVLEKAGCVVNVSEVLAIEIPDCPGGMASILAVLEPSAVNIEYMYAFTLKRGSNAVLIARIEDADRAIEILHKKNVNILSASTFYTLS; encoded by the coding sequence ATGAAACTGAAACAACTCTCGGTATTTCTCGAAAACAAACCCGGACGCCTGAGCCAGCCCTGCAAGGCACTCGCCGAAGCAGGAATCAATATTCTCACACTCTGCCTCGCCGACACCGAGCAGTTCGGGATTTTACGCCTGATCGTCAAGGACTGGGAAAAAGCCAAAAACGTCCTGGAAAAAGCGGGCTGTGTCGTCAATGTCAGCGAGGTACTCGCCATCGAGATTCCTGACTGCCCCGGCGGTATGGCAAGCATTCTGGCCGTTCTGGAGCCCAGTGCCGTCAACATCGAGTACATGTATGCCTTCACGCTGAAGCGCGGCAGTAACGCCGTCCTGATTGCCCGGATCGAGGACGCAGATCGCGCCATCGAAATTCTTCACAAAAAGAACGTCAACATCCTGAGCGCTTCCACTTTCTACACCCTCAGCTAA
- a CDS encoding thiamine pyrophosphate-dependent enzyme, which produces MAERQLLSGNEAVALGALHAGCARGTGYPGTPSTEILENYDAIGGQAEWAPNEKVAAEVALGVAFAGARAMVTMKHVGLNVASDVLFTAAYSGVQGALVFVVADDPGLASSQDEQDTRRYGIAAGVPVIEPANSQESYDFIRLAFTVSARWKTPVILRMTTRVSHTTSIVRTSDSIESPATPHFVRDIPGRVMIPGHARIKHKALRAKLAEIQEWCETEGPNTLLPGKSGIGIVSASVASVHAREACPEAAVLKLGMTYPLPIKMILNFLKDKTQRFVIEENDPVLVEQIRAAGGDVPWNPEAYRMGELTVDRVRRILKGDATPEPPPPKARPPRLCNACPHGYVFEVLKKHDCIVSGDIGCYTLAALPPLSAMDSQICMGASIGIGLGLRHVLPEVEARRVVSVIGDSTFMHSGLTGVAEMVFNPPPTGHVLIVLDNLTTAMTGQQEHPATGRRLDHTPTTRIMIEDVVKAMGIKNVTVLDPVRQTAELEDTLIKALKSNELTVIVGRQPCLLAAGRIRSYEQKA; this is translated from the coding sequence ATGGCTGAACGACAACTTCTCAGCGGTAATGAGGCGGTTGCCTTGGGAGCACTCCATGCGGGTTGCGCCCGGGGAACTGGATATCCCGGCACCCCCTCAACCGAAATTCTTGAAAATTATGATGCCATCGGCGGTCAAGCCGAGTGGGCCCCCAATGAAAAAGTGGCCGCCGAAGTCGCACTGGGAGTCGCTTTCGCCGGTGCCCGCGCCATGGTAACCATGAAGCATGTTGGCCTTAACGTGGCCTCTGACGTCCTGTTCACCGCCGCCTATAGCGGCGTCCAAGGCGCCCTCGTATTCGTGGTCGCGGATGATCCCGGCCTCGCCTCCAGTCAAGACGAGCAGGATACACGCCGTTACGGAATAGCGGCGGGTGTCCCAGTCATTGAGCCCGCCAATTCCCAGGAATCCTATGACTTCATCCGGCTTGCATTCACCGTCTCGGCCCGCTGGAAAACCCCAGTCATTCTGCGTATGACCACACGGGTCTCCCATACCACGTCTATCGTCCGGACTTCGGATTCCATTGAATCACCTGCCACCCCACATTTCGTGCGTGATATTCCCGGCCGGGTCATGATTCCGGGTCATGCCAGGATCAAGCACAAAGCCCTTCGCGCCAAACTTGCAGAAATTCAGGAGTGGTGCGAAACCGAGGGACCTAACACCCTGCTCCCGGGAAAATCAGGTATCGGCATTGTGTCCGCCAGCGTGGCCAGTGTACATGCCAGGGAGGCCTGTCCGGAAGCCGCAGTTCTCAAGCTCGGGATGACCTATCCACTACCGATTAAAATGATTTTGAATTTCCTCAAGGACAAAACCCAGCGCTTTGTTATCGAGGAAAATGACCCGGTTCTTGTTGAGCAGATCCGGGCCGCAGGCGGCGATGTGCCCTGGAACCCGGAAGCCTACCGGATGGGCGAATTGACCGTGGACCGCGTGCGTCGAATTCTGAAAGGGGATGCCACTCCCGAACCTCCGCCCCCCAAAGCGCGCCCTCCACGACTTTGTAATGCCTGCCCGCACGGGTACGTTTTTGAGGTTCTCAAAAAACATGACTGCATCGTATCGGGTGATATCGGATGCTACACTCTTGCCGCCCTGCCGCCACTCTCGGCCATGGATTCCCAAATCTGTATGGGTGCCAGTATCGGTATCGGTCTGGGGCTACGACATGTGTTGCCTGAAGTGGAAGCGCGCCGGGTCGTAAGCGTCATTGGCGATAGCACGTTCATGCACAGCGGACTTACGGGCGTGGCGGAGATGGTATTCAACCCGCCCCCCACCGGCCATGTACTCATCGTGCTGGATAACCTTACCACAGCCATGACCGGCCAGCAGGAACATCCCGCGACGGGGCGACGACTGGATCACACACCCACCACACGAATCATGATCGAGGATGTGGTCAAAGCCATGGGAATCAAGAACGTCACCGTTCTGGACCCGGTTCGTCAAACCGCAGAACTCGAAGACACATTGATCAAGGCGTTGAAATCCAACGAATTGACCGTCATCGTCGGCCGTCAACCCTGTCTCTTGGCAGCTGGCCGCATCCGCTCCTATGAGCAGAAAGCATAA
- a CDS encoding helix-turn-helix transcriptional regulator, translating to MSRHNESNAGALPESLGTWLRELRQAKALPLRAVAAAAEMDSTLLSKIELGQRLPTEAQAKALATFFGVPLDDVEAKRITARFWQENNSNPAAAKAAAMIRESAPAYMMPLEAAKPVKHASPSTQYPTSTPSRGSHD from the coding sequence ATGTCTAGACACAATGAGTCAAATGCCGGAGCCCTGCCCGAATCACTTGGTACTTGGCTTCGTGAACTCCGCCAGGCGAAGGCGCTTCCTTTGCGCGCAGTTGCCGCTGCTGCGGAGATGGACTCCACGCTTCTGAGCAAGATCGAGCTGGGGCAACGATTGCCTACGGAGGCGCAGGCCAAGGCGCTTGCCACATTTTTCGGGGTCCCCCTTGATGACGTGGAAGCCAAACGAATCACTGCCCGGTTCTGGCAGGAGAATAACAGTAACCCTGCCGCTGCCAAAGCCGCGGCCATGATTCGTGAATCGGCACCTGCTTACATGATGCCCCTTGAAGCCGCGAAACCGGTGAAACACGCCTCCCCCTCTACACAATATCCAACGTCCACTCCCTCTCGAGGTTCCCATGACTAA
- a CDS encoding 2-oxoacid:acceptor oxidoreductase family protein, whose product MKTEKTTNIRIAGLGGMGIIKSAQVLAEVLFRAGYDVKKAEVHGMSQRGGSVTSDIRFGKEVLSPMIPNAETDFLLILAPEELENHRPALRPAGILINAQSFDNVTLPNKKSLNIAMLGTLSRHLDIPVESWQKTIYDIFPEKLHAINLASFEAGRHLDK is encoded by the coding sequence TTGAAAACAGAAAAAACCACTAACATCCGAATCGCCGGACTTGGCGGGATGGGAATCATCAAAAGCGCCCAGGTTCTCGCAGAAGTCCTCTTCCGGGCCGGGTATGACGTCAAAAAAGCCGAGGTGCATGGCATGAGCCAGCGGGGCGGTTCTGTAACCAGCGATATCCGGTTCGGCAAGGAAGTTCTCAGTCCGATGATTCCGAACGCTGAAACCGATTTTCTCCTGATTCTTGCACCGGAAGAATTGGAGAACCACCGTCCCGCATTGCGACCGGCAGGCATCTTGATCAACGCCCAGTCGTTCGATAATGTTACCCTGCCCAACAAGAAGAGCCTGAACATCGCCATGCTCGGTACGCTCAGTCGACACCTCGACATCCCTGTTGAGTCCTGGCAAAAGACGATCTACGACATTTTCCCGGAAAAGCTGCACGCCATTAACCTGGCGTCATTCGAAGCCGGACGCCATCTCGATAAATAA